GTCGAAGCCGGCCACGTAGATCTCGCGCTGGGAGTCGACCGGCTTGGAGTAGGCGATCCGGGTGCCGTCCGGGGACCACGCCGGGTCGGAGGCGCCCTGGGTGCCGGGCACGAGCTTCAGGTCGCCGCCCTTGGCCTTCATCGTCCAGATGCCGTCGATCACGCCGTCGGTGCCGTACCGCAGGAACGCGATCCGCTTGCCGTCCGGGGACCAGCTGGGCATCACGTCGCTGACGGCGGGGGTGTGGGTGAGCTGGAGGGGCGTGCCGCCGACCGGGGAGATCGCGTACAGGTCCTCGATGGGCGCCGCCGTGTCGTAGCGGGCGAAGACGATCGGGTGGGCGAGCGGCGACCATGCCGTGCCGGCGGTGGCGGCCGCGACGGCGTCGGCCACCGCGCCGGCCAGGTCGGAGGTCAAGGCCGCCCCGGGCGTCCCCGCCGCCGCTGTCGTCCCGGCCGTCCCCGCCGCCGCTGTCGTCCTGGGCGTTCCCGCCGCTCCCGCGTCTCCCGCGGCGCAGAGGGTCAGCGGCGCGGTGACGGCGAGCGCCGCGGCGGCCACCGCCGCCCGGCGCCGCAGCGCTCTGTCGTTCCCGCCGGCTCTGGTGCTTCTGGCCATGGTGTCCACCCCGTTCCTCCCGGCGGCATCCTGCGGCGCCGCTCCGGCCCGCAACATGCCACCGCCGGAGCGCCGGGGGAAGAGTCCGGGCCCACCGGTACGAGCCCTGTGACACGTTCCGCACACCGCCGTGACGGGCGCACGGGCCCGACCGCCCGGCGGCGGGCGGAGCGCTTAGGCTGGCACGAGCTTCATCCCGATGTATGCGACACGCATTCGACACCGACGAAGGAACCCCCGTGACCGTGACACATCCGCTGCTGGACCTGGCCCCGCTGACCGCCGCGCACTTCGCGTCGATCGAGCGCCGGGTCGCCGCGCTGCTCTCCACCGAGCAGGACGTGGTGATCACCCAGGGCGAGGCGCTGCTGCCCCTGGAGGGGTGCATCCGCAGCGGCGCGCGGGCCGGTTCGACCGCGCTGAACGTCGTCACCGGTCCGTACGGGCAGACCTTCGGGAACTGGCTGCGGGACTGCGGGGCGACCGTGGTCGACCTGGAGGTGCCCTTCCACACGGCCGTGACGGCGGAGCAGGTGGAGCGGGCGCTCGCCGAGCACCCGGAGATCGACTTCGTGTCGCTCGTGCACGCGGAGGCCGCGACCGGGAACACCAACCCGGTGGCGGAGATCGGCGAGGTCGTGCGGGCGCACGGCGCCCTGTTCTACCTGGACGCGGTGGCGTCGATCGGCGCCGAGCCCGTGCTGCCCGACGCCTGGGGCGTGGACATGTGCATCATCGGCGCGCAGAAGGCGATGGGCGGCCCCGCGGGCGTGTCGGCGGTGTCGGTGAGCGCGCGGGCCTGGGAGCGGTTCGCCGCGAACCCGGCCGCGCCGCGCCGCTCGTACCTCTCCCTCCTGGACTGGAAGGAGCGCTGGATCGACGGCGGCCGCAAAGCTCTGCTGCACGCTCCGGCGCAGCTGGAGATGCTGGCCCTGGAGGCCTGTGTCGAGCGGATCGAGGCCGAGGGCCTGGACGCGCTGATGGCCCGGCACGCCTCGGCGGCGGCCGCGACCCGCGCGGGCGCGCTGGCCCTGGGCGGCGGTCTCGAACCGTACGTGTACGAGGCGAAGGACGCGGCCCCGGTGGCGACGACGCTGCGCGTGCCGGCGGGTCTCGACGCCTCGGAGCTGGTGGCCGAGGCCCTCGCGGCCGATCCTTCGCTGCCGCTGATCGCGGGCGGCGGGGCGCTGGCCAAGGAGATGATCCGGGTCAACCACTACGGGGTGGACGCGACGCCGGGGGCCGTGCAGTCCTCGCTCGCCGCCCTGGGCGCGGCGCTCGGCCAGGCGGGCCGCGCGGTGGACCTGGAGGGGGCGCGCCGGGCGGTCACGGAGGC
This is a stretch of genomic DNA from Streptomyces sp. R44. It encodes these proteins:
- a CDS encoding alanine--glyoxylate aminotransferase family protein, with amino-acid sequence MTHPLLDLAPLTAAHFASIERRVAALLSTEQDVVITQGEALLPLEGCIRSGARAGSTALNVVTGPYGQTFGNWLRDCGATVVDLEVPFHTAVTAEQVERALAEHPEIDFVSLVHAEAATGNTNPVAEIGEVVRAHGALFYLDAVASIGAEPVLPDAWGVDMCIIGAQKAMGGPAGVSAVSVSARAWERFAANPAAPRRSYLSLLDWKERWIDGGRKALLHAPAQLEMLALEACVERIEAEGLDALMARHASAAAATRAGALALGGGLEPYVYEAKDAAPVATTLRVPAGLDASELVAEALAADPSLPLIAGGGALAKEMIRVNHYGVDATPGAVQSSLAALGAALGQAGRAVDLEGARRAVTEAW